Below is a genomic region from Demequina sp..
TGGCTGAGGTCGTGGATCCCGCCCACGACAACCAGCTCTCGCACGTTGGGGCCCAGCTTGGGGATCGCGAGCGCGATCGCTTCCGTGTCGATGACGACGTCCTGCTCCATGATGCGCGGATTGTCGTCGCGCTCGGGGCCGCACGAGTCGCTGCGCGCGACGAGCGTCGGCACCGAGATGGGCAGGCCAGCGTCGATGCGTGCCCAGCCGCGATTGACCGCCGCGACCCAGCGGGCCTTGGCGGCACACCCGTGGGCGTCTTCCACGCGAAGTCAAACTCGGCGGGGCCGCCGCCGCTTGAATGCAGGAACTTGGCGTAGACCGCGGGCCGGCTGGCGACCTTCGCCCCTGGTGCCACCTTGTTGAGCAGCGGTAGCGCCCGCATCGACGCACGGTCGCGGCGGTTCATCTGCAGCCCGAACAGCGGCGAGTTGAGGATCACGGCCACCAGCTGCGCGGGTGGGCGGTCCGCGGCCCAGATCGCCGTGGCCAGTCCGCCGGTGGAGTGACCGTGCACGATGAGCGGTAGCCCAGGATGAAGGTCTGTGATCGCGTCGACGGCAGCCTGGATGTCGTCGCCCTGCTCGGCGAGGTCCGCCATGTCGTGCGGGTGCTCGCCCGGCTTGAGCGAGCGACCGGACTTTCGCAGGTCCACCGCGTAGAACGCCAGGCCCAGTCCCGCGAAGAACTCCGCGAGCTCCGGCTGATAGAAGTAGTCGTTGTACCCGTGCACGTGCAGAACCGCTGCGCGGGGAGAGGCGACAACGGCGTCGGGCCGCACGAGGGTGATGCGGGCAGGGGTGACGCTGGCGACGGCTGCCGCGCTGAAGCCGGCCAGAACGTCGGGCTGGAAGTCCACGACACGAATCTAGCCGCGCCGCCACCCGCCGTTCACCCGGATGCGGAACACTGGCGCCATGAGCGAAGCGTCAATGACGACGATCGCGGCCGAGGAAGGCCGCATTCCCCGCAAGCGAGTGATCTCGTGGGCGCTGTGGGACTGGGCAACGCAGCCGTTCAACTCGGTGATCATCACGTTCGTGTTCACGGCGCTGTACCTCACGAGCGACGACTTCTTCCGGCCGGGTGAGGACCATGACGCCGGGGTCGCGAGGCTCACCGCGGGGCTTGGGCTCGCGATGACGATCGCGGGGATCGGCGTGGCGCTCGTGGCGCCGGTGCTTGGCCAGATCGCGGACCGCACCGGTCGCCGCAAGCGCTGGCTGTGGTGGATGACCGTGGCGCTCGTCATCACGATGCTCGCGCTGTTCTTTGTGCAGGCCGCGCCCGCGTACTTCGCGCTTGGCGTGGGGATCATCGCCGTTGGCGCCATCATCAGCGAGATCGCGGGCGTGAACTACAACGCGATGCTCGTGCAGGTCTCGACCCCGCGCACGATGGGGCGCGTCTCCGGGCTCGGGTGGGGGCTTGGGTATCTGGGCGGAATCGTCGCGCTGGTGCTGGTGGTGGTGCTCGACAAGCTCGAGTGGTTTGGCATGGACACCTCCAATGGCATGGCGTATCGGCTCATCGCCGTTGGCTGCGCGGTGTGGACGCTGCTGTTCGCGTGGCCGCTCTTCGCGTTCGTGCCCGAGGCGGAGGCCGCGCCGCGAGGCGCCTCCGGCGGGATCCTGCATGCGTACGTGCTGCTGTGGCACAACGTGCGCCAGTTGTGGCACGAGGCCCGCCCGACGCTGTGGTTCCTTCTCGCGTCCGCGGTCTATCGCGATGGGCTGGCTGGGGTATTCGCGTACGGAGCCGTGATTGCGGCGCGCGCGTACGACTTCGCGGATACCGATGTGATCCTCTTCGGCATCGCCGCGAACCTGGTCGCGGGAGTGTGCACCATCATCGCCGGCCGGCTCGACGACCGCGTGGGCCCGCGGCAGGTCATCATCGTGTCGCTGTCGGTGATCGTGGTCTCCGGGCTGTGCGTCGCGTTCCTGCACGGACTCGGGAACATCACGTTCTGGGTATTCGGCCTGGTCCTGTCCGGAATGGTGGGGCCGGCCCAGGCCGCATCGCGATCTCTGCTCGCGCGCGTTTCGCCGCAGGGTCGCGAGTCCGAGATCTTCGGGCTGTACGCCACCACCGGGCGTGCGGCGTCGTTCCTGTCACCCGGCGCGTGGACGGTCATGATCGTGGCGACCGGGGTGACGCTGTGGGGGACGCTCGGCATCATCTCCGTGGTGCTGGCCGGGCTGGTGCTGTTGCTGTTCGTGCGCACGCCCGCCGACCGCGGCGACGCCGCGCGGCCGGTGCTCGCGGAGTAGCACCCTCCGCCGAGTGGAGCCTCA
It encodes:
- a CDS encoding MFS transporter; translation: MSEASMTTIAAEEGRIPRKRVISWALWDWATQPFNSVIITFVFTALYLTSDDFFRPGEDHDAGVARLTAGLGLAMTIAGIGVALVAPVLGQIADRTGRRKRWLWWMTVALVITMLALFFVQAAPAYFALGVGIIAVGAIISEIAGVNYNAMLVQVSTPRTMGRVSGLGWGLGYLGGIVALVLVVVLDKLEWFGMDTSNGMAYRLIAVGCAVWTLLFAWPLFAFVPEAEAAPRGASGGILHAYVLLWHNVRQLWHEARPTLWFLLASAVYRDGLAGVFAYGAVIAARAYDFADTDVILFGIAANLVAGVCTIIAGRLDDRVGPRQVIIVSLSVIVVSGLCVAFLHGLGNITFWVFGLVLSGMVGPAQAASRSLLARVSPQGRESEIFGLYATTGRAASFLSPGAWTVMIVATGVTLWGTLGIISVVLAGLVLLLFVRTPADRGDAARPVLAE